One window of Botrimarina mediterranea genomic DNA carries:
- a CDS encoding SDR family NAD(P)-dependent oxidoreductase gives MDLTSPNRANAPVAIVTGAASGIGRAIALRLAALGYRLVLWDLDHEGLRHVQASLLPSESIEHELVVADTSDADMWAGFASTLQHDGASVALLVQAAGVLVAGRLADCKPVDVERLVSVNLTGVVLGAQAMAPLLAASQTAGGDVPLPRGMLNIASIFATVAPPGFAAYNAAKAGVIALTETLSGEWAPVGLTATAVLPGVTPTGLFTHAAYADDRFREMVRRHVGASELTADAVADAALVAYRRRKLVVPIGRRATRYYWLKRWLPKLVLRRVAEQANRELEK, from the coding sequence GTGGACCTAACCTCACCCAACCGCGCGAACGCCCCCGTCGCCATCGTCACCGGCGCCGCCAGCGGGATCGGTCGGGCGATCGCCCTACGGCTGGCTGCGCTCGGCTACCGATTGGTGCTCTGGGACCTCGACCATGAGGGTTTGCGTCACGTCCAGGCGTCGCTGCTTCCCTCTGAAAGCATTGAGCACGAGCTCGTCGTAGCCGACACGTCCGACGCCGACATGTGGGCGGGTTTCGCCTCCACGCTTCAGCACGACGGCGCGAGCGTCGCCCTCTTGGTGCAAGCCGCGGGCGTGTTAGTCGCCGGCCGGCTCGCCGACTGCAAGCCTGTCGATGTCGAGCGGCTGGTGAGCGTCAACCTCACCGGCGTCGTGCTCGGCGCGCAGGCGATGGCGCCGCTGCTCGCCGCTTCGCAAACCGCGGGGGGCGACGTGCCACTGCCGCGGGGCATGCTGAACATTGCCTCGATCTTCGCCACGGTCGCGCCACCGGGCTTCGCCGCCTACAACGCCGCCAAGGCGGGCGTCATCGCCCTCACCGAGACACTCAGCGGCGAGTGGGCGCCCGTGGGCCTGACGGCAACGGCCGTCCTGCCAGGCGTCACTCCAACGGGCCTCTTCACCCACGCCGCTTACGCCGACGATCGTTTCAGAGAGATGGTCCGTCGCCACGTCGGCGCCTCCGAGCTAACCGCGGACGCCGTCGCCGACGCCGCCCTGGTGGCCTACCGTCGCCGCAAACTCGTCGTCCCGATCGGCCGCCGCGCAACCCGCTACTACTGGCTCAAACGCTGGCTGCCCAAACTCGTGCTGCGCCGCGTCGCCGAGCAGGCGAACCGCGAACTGGAGAAGTGA
- the miaE gene encoding tRNA-(ms[2]io[6]A)-hydroxylase, translating into MLHLKSETDARWFEQVDQDLTAVLIDHAHCEKKAAGTALNLMFAYVEDLELCREMTEIVNEELEHFHMVVELLERRGVRLRRLTPSTYGRKLNDLVRKQEPERAVDRLLVAGLIEARSCERFSKLAEHVEDQELAEFYRSLFESEARHHTTYTRLAKHFAPAEEVMQRLDELAILEAEILAASEDPPRMHS; encoded by the coding sequence ATGCTGCATCTGAAGAGCGAGACCGACGCCCGCTGGTTCGAGCAGGTCGATCAGGACCTCACCGCCGTCCTTATCGACCATGCCCACTGCGAGAAGAAGGCCGCCGGGACGGCGCTGAACTTGATGTTCGCCTACGTCGAGGACCTCGAGTTGTGCCGTGAGATGACCGAGATCGTCAACGAGGAACTGGAGCACTTCCACATGGTGGTCGAGCTGCTCGAGCGCCGCGGCGTACGGTTGCGTCGGCTGACGCCCAGCACTTACGGTCGCAAGCTCAACGACTTAGTCCGTAAGCAGGAGCCGGAGCGGGCCGTTGACCGTCTGCTCGTGGCGGGACTGATCGAGGCCCGGTCTTGCGAGCGGTTTAGCAAGCTGGCAGAGCATGTCGAAGACCAAGAGCTGGCCGAGTTCTACCGCAGCCTGTTCGAATCCGAGGCCCGCCACCACACGACCTACACCCGCTTGGCGAAGCACTTCGCCCCCGCCGAAGAGGTAATGCAGCGGCTGGACGAGCTAGCAATCCTAGAGGCGGAGATCCTCGCTGCTAGCGAGGATCCGCCACGGATGCACAGCTAA
- a CDS encoding Crp/Fnr family transcriptional regulator has product MTEELWYLKQCDLFRRLGPEEIARLEPLCRSRTFRRGEPIYLPADAADAAMVLAEGRVKIGALTSDGKQTILAFIEPGELFGELEALDGGPREEFAEAAEKSTVVLMPAEVLRRLMEADPTLALGITKLIGLRRRRIERRLKSLLFRSNRQRLVSLLLELAEQYGQSSDDPPGVRLGIKLSHQDMASVIGSTRETVTVVLGELQSEGLVSIGRRKIVLADLSMLEKAADGPLESNRPATPQETATPQ; this is encoded by the coding sequence ATGACCGAAGAGCTCTGGTACCTAAAGCAGTGCGACCTCTTCCGCCGACTCGGGCCGGAAGAGATCGCACGGCTTGAGCCGCTCTGCCGGTCACGGACCTTCCGCCGTGGCGAGCCGATCTACCTGCCCGCCGACGCCGCCGACGCCGCGATGGTCCTGGCCGAAGGCCGGGTAAAGATCGGCGCCCTCACCAGCGACGGCAAGCAGACCATCCTCGCCTTCATCGAGCCAGGCGAGCTGTTTGGCGAGCTGGAGGCTCTCGACGGCGGCCCCCGTGAGGAATTCGCCGAAGCGGCCGAGAAATCGACCGTCGTGCTCATGCCAGCCGAAGTCCTGCGGCGGCTGATGGAAGCCGACCCGACGCTGGCTCTTGGCATCACGAAGTTGATCGGCCTCCGCCGCCGCCGGATCGAGCGGCGGCTCAAGTCGCTCCTCTTCCGCTCCAACCGTCAGCGGCTGGTGAGCCTGCTGCTAGAGCTCGCGGAACAGTACGGACAATCGTCAGACGACCCGCCGGGCGTGCGGCTAGGCATCAAGTTGTCGCACCAGGACATGGCCAGCGTGATCGGCAGCACCCGCGAAACCGTTACGGTTGTGCTGGGCGAACTCCAGAGCGAAGGCTTGGTCAGCATTGGCCGGCGGAAAATTGTTCTCGCCGACTTGTCGATGCTAGAAAAGGCAGCGGACGGGCCTCTGGAATCGAATCGGCCGGCCACTCCCCAAGAGACCGCGACCCCACAGTGA
- a CDS encoding dihydroorotase, protein MRILIRNAATMLPTGLERVDVVIEGSKIADIAPGAGLAVDETIDAAGLHLLPGVVDDQVHFREPGLTHKEDLATASRACAKGGVTTFLEMPNTLPTTTTVERLHEKLALAASKCLVNYGFYIGATPTNVEELKAAERTPGIKVFIGSSTGDLLVDGQDALEQIFAETTLPLTAHCEDETTVRANAARIAGTADVADHSRIRDHAAARIATARAIDLAERHNHRFHVLHVSTGDETDLIRAAIGRGHGLITGEACPHHLLFTVDDYARLGTLVQMNPSLKTAADAARLWDALAAGTLQVIATDHAPHTLEEKRKPYPQSPSGLPAVENSLALMLNEAHHGRCTLQQVIHWMCDAPARTWDLVGKGRIEVGYDADLVLVDLEARHTVRNAEQITKSGWSPWDGVELVGRPVRTMILGRTVYAEGRFDDSVRGAEARYDHARGGYWATGGGKP, encoded by the coding sequence ATGCTCCCCACCGGCCTCGAACGGGTGGATGTGGTCATCGAAGGGAGCAAGATCGCCGACATCGCCCCGGGCGCCGGCTTAGCGGTCGATGAAACAATCGACGCCGCCGGGCTGCACCTCTTGCCGGGCGTCGTTGACGATCAGGTCCACTTCCGCGAACCGGGCCTGACGCACAAAGAGGACCTCGCCACCGCCAGCCGCGCGTGCGCTAAAGGGGGTGTTACTACCTTCCTCGAAATGCCCAACACCTTGCCGACAACGACCACCGTCGAGCGGCTGCACGAGAAGCTCGCTCTCGCGGCTAGCAAGTGCCTCGTCAACTACGGCTTCTACATCGGGGCGACGCCCACCAACGTTGAAGAGCTGAAGGCCGCGGAGCGGACGCCGGGCATCAAGGTCTTCATCGGCTCCAGCACGGGCGACCTGCTGGTGGACGGGCAGGATGCCCTCGAGCAGATCTTCGCAGAGACGACGCTGCCGCTCACGGCCCACTGCGAAGACGAGACCACAGTCCGCGCAAACGCCGCCCGCATCGCCGGTACGGCCGACGTAGCGGACCACTCTCGCATCCGTGACCACGCCGCCGCCCGCATCGCCACGGCCCGAGCCATCGACCTCGCCGAGCGGCATAACCACCGATTCCACGTCTTGCACGTTTCGACGGGGGACGAAACCGACCTGATCCGCGCGGCGATCGGCCGCGGCCACGGGCTGATCACCGGCGAGGCTTGCCCACACCACCTGCTGTTCACGGTGGATGACTATGCCCGCTTGGGAACGCTGGTGCAGATGAACCCCTCGCTGAAAACGGCCGCCGACGCCGCCCGACTGTGGGACGCCCTGGCGGCCGGGACGCTCCAGGTGATCGCCACCGACCACGCCCCACACACCCTGGAGGAGAAGCGGAAGCCCTACCCGCAGTCCCCCTCGGGCCTGCCTGCGGTCGAAAACTCCCTGGCTTTGATGCTCAACGAGGCCCACCACGGCCGCTGTACGCTCCAGCAGGTCATCCACTGGATGTGCGACGCCCCAGCCCGGACCTGGGACCTGGTGGGCAAGGGCCGAATCGAGGTCGGCTACGACGCGGACCTCGTGCTGGTGGACCTAGAGGCCCGCCACACCGTTCGCAACGCCGAACAAATCACAAAAAGTGGCTGGAGCCCCTGGGACGGCGTCGAACTTGTCGGCAGGCCGGTGCGCACCATGATCCTGGGGAGGACGGTTTACGCGGAGGGTCGCTTCGACGACTCTGTACGGGGGGCCGAAGCCCGGTACGACCATGCCAGAGGCGGCTATTGGGCGACCGGCGGAGGCAAGCCTTGA